One Thalassotalea hakodatensis DNA segment encodes these proteins:
- a CDS encoding efflux RND transporter periplasmic adaptor subunit: protein MQANHKIIIAVIAGVALGASTLSVLQNSGSNDNNSSTALSEKKPLYWVAPMDANYRRDQPGKSPMGMDLIPVYEQANSANEHVLGAVKISPHVVNNLGVRTEPVALKTMHSEISTVGYVQYDENALVHIHPRVDGWIEKLYVKTAGDPVEKGQSLYTLYSPQLVNAQEEFLIALKRNNKSIIIAAKERLTALQLSAEFIKTLEKTGKVKQHVTFYSPQAGVVDDLQIREGFYVQPGNTLLSIGKLDQVWVEAEVFERDIALIKQGLDVTMTLDSLPGKKWTGMVDYVYPTLNSETRTLRVRLKFNNPEHQLKPNMFAQVTIHANPTNRAILVPTEAVIRTGKQDRVVLALGEGQFKSVEVTIGRVDKHHIEILNGLDEKDVVVTSAQFLIDSESSKSSDFKRMSHDKVPNSVWMQGKVNHVMAAHGMVNITHEPVAAWDWPEMTMDFNVAQGVDIDTLMSGQLLHFEVSKVDDGGFVITGIHIISQPETADEPVSSATVNGVVNHIDHDTRVINISREAIEKWDRPAATMDFIVDETIDLQAFSNDEQVTFTFEIHDDFIIVELSSTRDNSHQQHSNHNQHN from the coding sequence ATGCAAGCTAATCATAAAATCATTATCGCTGTTATTGCAGGTGTTGCACTAGGAGCTAGTACGTTGAGTGTTTTACAAAATAGTGGGTCGAATGATAATAACTCATCTACAGCATTATCAGAGAAAAAACCTTTATATTGGGTAGCACCAATGGATGCGAATTATCGCCGAGATCAACCTGGAAAATCTCCCATGGGCATGGATTTAATTCCGGTATATGAACAAGCTAACTCAGCAAATGAACATGTCCTAGGGGCAGTAAAAATTTCTCCTCATGTAGTGAATAACCTTGGGGTGCGTACCGAGCCTGTTGCATTAAAAACTATGCATAGCGAAATTTCAACGGTTGGCTATGTTCAATATGATGAAAATGCGTTGGTGCATATTCACCCACGTGTCGATGGTTGGATAGAAAAACTGTATGTTAAAACGGCAGGTGATCCTGTTGAAAAAGGGCAATCACTCTATACCTTGTATTCACCACAGCTTGTGAATGCGCAAGAAGAGTTTTTAATCGCGTTGAAACGCAATAACAAGTCGATAATTATAGCAGCGAAAGAACGTTTAACGGCGTTACAGTTATCTGCTGAATTTATCAAAACACTCGAAAAAACCGGTAAAGTTAAACAACATGTGACGTTTTATTCACCGCAAGCTGGGGTTGTTGATGATCTACAAATCAGAGAGGGTTTCTACGTACAGCCGGGAAATACATTATTAAGTATCGGAAAACTTGATCAGGTTTGGGTGGAAGCTGAAGTTTTCGAACGAGATATTGCTTTAATTAAGCAAGGGCTTGATGTGACGATGACGCTCGATTCTCTGCCGGGTAAAAAGTGGACTGGAATGGTTGATTATGTTTACCCCACGTTAAATAGTGAAACGCGAACATTACGCGTAAGGTTAAAATTTAATAATCCAGAACATCAATTAAAACCTAATATGTTCGCGCAGGTAACCATTCATGCTAACCCAACTAACCGCGCTATCTTAGTACCTACAGAAGCTGTGATCCGCACCGGTAAGCAAGATCGTGTTGTGCTTGCATTGGGCGAAGGGCAGTTTAAATCTGTCGAAGTGACTATTGGTCGCGTCGATAAACATCATATCGAGATTTTAAATGGATTGGATGAAAAGGATGTTGTGGTTACTTCTGCACAATTTTTAATTGATTCTGAGTCCAGTAAATCGTCAGATTTTAAACGTATGAGTCATGATAAAGTGCCCAACTCAGTGTGGATGCAAGGAAAAGTAAACCATGTAATGGCTGCACATGGCATGGTTAATATTACTCATGAACCGGTAGCAGCTTGGGATTGGCCCGAAATGACCATGGACTTCAATGTTGCTCAAGGTGTTGATATAGATACGCTAATGTCTGGACAGCTGTTGCATTTTGAAGTTAGCAAAGTTGATGACGGCGGTTTCGTCATTACAGGCATTCATATTATCTCACAACCTGAAACTGCCGATGAGCCAGTTTCTTCGGCGACGGTTAACGGTGTGGTAAATCATATCGACCATGACACGAGAGTGATTAATATTAGCCGTGAAGCCATTGAAAAATGGGATAGACCAGCCGCCACTATGGATTTTATCGTTGATGAAACAATCGATTTACAGGCATTTTCAAACGATGAGCAAGTCACCTTCACGTTTGAAATACATGATGACTTTATTATCGTTGAACTGAGTTCTACTCGTGACAATAGTCACCAGCAGCATAGCAATCACAACCAACACAACTAA
- a CDS encoding efflux RND transporter permease subunit, with protein sequence MIERIIHWSVFNRFFVLLTTLIIIGMGVFAFKNTPVDALPDLSDVQVIIKTSYPGQAPHVVEDQVTYPLTTAMLSVPGAQTVRGYSFFGDSYVYIIFDDNTDLYWARSRVLEYLSQVAANLPSSAKPQLGPDATGVGWVYLYALVDKTGKHDISQLRSLQDWFLKYELQTVEGVSEVAAVGGMVKQYQVVVDPDKLRAYDLPLSLIQTAIKQGNQEVGASVVEMAEAEYMVTTSGYIQSISDLSAIPLGLNANGTPLLLGDIADINLGPQMRRGIAELNGEGEVVGGVVVMRYGENAQQTIDGVKAKLNELQDGLPDGVEIVTVYDRSRLIESAVDNLWSKLVEELAIVALVCVVFLFHVRSSMVAIVTLPLGILVSFIIMYYQGINANIMSLGGIAIAIGAMTDGAIVMIENMHKHIEKTPLTKENRWQIVAKSASEVGPALFFSLLIITVSFLPVFILEAQEGRMFAPLAYTKTYAMAASAGLAITLTPVLMGYFIRGKIISEQKNPVNRVLVAIYQPLLKKVLTYPKTTLIAAFAITCIGFLPLDEIGTEFIPPLDEGDLMYMPTTYPGISIGKARELLQQTDKLIRTVPEVETVFGKVGRAETATDPAPLTMIETFIQLKPQSQWREGVTTESLKQEFDQLVQFPGLTNAWVMPIKTRIDMLATGIKTPVGIKVAGSDIKVIQEIGQQLEAVLKDHPGTVSVYSERVAGGRYIKVDIDRIKAARYGLNIADVQQVVATAIGGMNVAQTIEGLERYPINLRYPQDYRDSSEQLQKLPVVTPNGLRIALADVAKVYIEDGPPSIKSENARINGWTFIDIKDVDIGSYVEGAKAKVASEIDLPAGYSITWAGQYEYMQRAQEKLSYVLPLTLAIIVVLLYLNFRSFAEVAIIMGTLPLAMIGGIWLMYIEGFNFSVAVGVGFIALAGVCVEIGVIMLVYLNQALKEAKEKAVEQHRDFDSAALIEAIMQGAGLRVRPVMMTVATIIIGLLPILYGSGTGSEVMSRIAAPMVGGMVSAVLLTLLVLPAVYFLWHKSLLIKG encoded by the coding sequence ATGATAGAACGTATAATTCATTGGTCAGTCTTTAATCGCTTTTTTGTGTTATTGACGACATTAATTATCATTGGTATGGGTGTATTTGCCTTTAAAAACACCCCTGTTGACGCGTTACCAGATTTATCTGATGTGCAGGTGATCATTAAAACATCCTATCCAGGACAAGCCCCTCATGTGGTTGAGGATCAAGTTACTTACCCATTAACCACCGCCATGTTATCAGTGCCTGGGGCACAAACTGTGCGAGGGTATTCATTTTTTGGCGATTCCTACGTTTATATTATCTTTGACGATAACACCGATCTTTATTGGGCGCGTTCACGCGTCTTAGAATATTTGTCTCAGGTAGCTGCTAATTTACCTAGTTCAGCGAAACCCCAATTAGGCCCTGATGCTACCGGTGTTGGTTGGGTGTATCTCTATGCGCTTGTTGATAAAACAGGAAAGCACGATATTAGCCAGTTACGAAGTCTTCAAGATTGGTTTCTAAAGTATGAGTTACAAACCGTTGAAGGTGTTTCAGAAGTTGCTGCTGTAGGCGGAATGGTCAAACAATACCAAGTTGTTGTTGACCCCGATAAACTGCGCGCTTATGACCTGCCGCTGAGTTTAATTCAAACGGCAATTAAACAAGGTAATCAAGAAGTAGGAGCATCAGTGGTTGAAATGGCTGAAGCCGAATACATGGTAACGACTTCTGGTTATATTCAATCAATCAGTGATTTAAGTGCCATTCCACTCGGTTTAAATGCCAATGGTACACCTTTACTCTTAGGTGATATAGCAGACATCAATCTAGGGCCACAAATGCGTCGTGGTATTGCTGAACTTAATGGTGAAGGTGAGGTTGTCGGAGGCGTGGTGGTAATGCGTTATGGAGAAAATGCTCAGCAAACCATCGACGGGGTAAAGGCAAAGCTTAATGAACTACAGGATGGTTTGCCTGACGGTGTTGAAATTGTCACTGTTTATGATCGCTCAAGACTGATTGAAAGCGCGGTGGATAACCTTTGGTCAAAGCTCGTTGAAGAGTTAGCAATTGTTGCACTTGTATGCGTGGTTTTTCTTTTTCACGTGCGTTCATCAATGGTAGCCATTGTCACTTTACCACTAGGTATTTTAGTGTCATTTATCATCATGTATTACCAAGGGATCAATGCCAATATCATGTCTTTAGGCGGTATAGCGATTGCCATTGGCGCAATGACTGATGGCGCTATTGTCATGATTGAAAACATGCATAAACATATAGAAAAAACGCCGCTTACTAAAGAAAATCGCTGGCAAATAGTCGCGAAATCAGCGTCTGAAGTTGGGCCTGCATTATTCTTTAGTTTGCTTATTATCACCGTTAGTTTTTTACCTGTTTTCATTCTTGAAGCACAAGAAGGCAGAATGTTTGCTCCACTTGCTTATACCAAAACCTATGCAATGGCAGCTTCAGCAGGCTTAGCCATTACATTAACGCCTGTGTTAATGGGATATTTTATTCGCGGAAAAATTATTTCCGAACAGAAAAACCCCGTAAATAGAGTGCTTGTTGCGATTTATCAGCCACTTTTGAAAAAGGTGTTAACCTATCCAAAAACAACACTTATCGCAGCCTTTGCTATCACTTGTATAGGCTTTTTACCGTTAGATGAAATAGGCACTGAATTTATTCCGCCATTAGATGAAGGCGATCTGATGTATATGCCGACTACCTATCCCGGTATCTCTATCGGTAAAGCGCGAGAGTTATTACAGCAAACAGATAAATTGATACGTACTGTGCCTGAAGTGGAAACTGTGTTTGGGAAGGTCGGCCGCGCAGAAACTGCGACAGACCCCGCGCCACTTACGATGATTGAAACGTTCATTCAATTAAAGCCCCAGTCACAATGGCGTGAAGGCGTAACAACAGAAAGCTTAAAACAAGAGTTTGATCAGTTAGTACAATTTCCTGGTTTAACGAATGCTTGGGTTATGCCGATTAAAACACGTATCGATATGCTAGCCACAGGCATTAAAACCCCAGTGGGTATCAAAGTCGCAGGTAGTGATATTAAGGTGATCCAAGAGATTGGCCAACAATTGGAAGCCGTGCTTAAAGATCACCCTGGTACCGTGTCGGTTTATTCTGAACGTGTTGCCGGTGGTCGATATATTAAAGTGGATATTGATCGGATAAAAGCTGCCCGTTACGGTTTAAATATTGCTGATGTACAACAAGTCGTTGCTACAGCGATTGGCGGTATGAACGTTGCCCAAACGATTGAAGGCCTTGAGCGCTATCCGATTAATTTACGATACCCGCAAGACTATCGGGATTCGTCAGAGCAGCTACAGAAGTTACCCGTTGTTACCCCTAACGGTTTGCGCATAGCGTTAGCAGATGTTGCTAAAGTGTATATTGAAGATGGCCCACCGAGTATTAAAAGTGAGAATGCTCGCATCAACGGTTGGACATTTATCGATATTAAAGATGTGGATATTGGTAGTTATGTTGAAGGGGCGAAGGCAAAAGTGGCTAGTGAAATTGATTTACCTGCCGGTTATTCAATTACGTGGGCAGGACAATATGAATATATGCAACGAGCCCAAGAGAAGTTGAGCTACGTGTTGCCATTAACGTTGGCGATCATTGTTGTGCTGTTGTATTTGAACTTTAGAAGCTTTGCTGAAGTTGCCATTATTATGGGAACGCTACCACTTGCCATGATTGGTGGCATTTGGCTGATGTACATAGAAGGTTTTAACTTTTCTGTTGCGGTGGGGGTGGGTTTTATTGCCCTGGCTGGTGTTTGCGTTGAAATAGGCGTGATTATGCTTGTGTATTTAAATCAAGCCCTGAAAGAAGCGAAAGAAAAAGCCGTAGAACAGCACCGTGACTTTGACTCTGCCGCTTTAATAGAGGCCATTATGCAAGGTGCAGGCTTACGTGTTCGTCCGGTAATGATGACGGTAGCCACCATTATTATCGGCTTGCTGCCAATACTCTACGGTAGTGGTACGGGCTCCGAAGTCATGAGTCGAATTGCTGCCCCTATGGTAGGAGGCATGGTAAGTGCGGTGTTATTAACATTACTTGTGTTACCTGCGGTATACTTTTTATGGCATAAATCCTTACTCATTAAAGGTTAA